Proteins from a genomic interval of Cottoperca gobio chromosome 8, fCotGob3.1, whole genome shotgun sequence:
- the LOC115012176 gene encoding cytosolic 5'-nucleotidase 3-like, translating into MIPELNNPSVCMRDPQRVQEILQSMVKAGSNTVQVISDFDMTLTRFAYNGKRCPTCHNILDNSKLISNDCREQLKKLLNTYYPIEIDSSRSIEEKLPLMVEWWTKAHELLVQQKIKKDLLATVVRESDALLREGYQLLFDHLHEHSIPLLIFSAGIGDILEEVIRQAGVFHPNVKVFSNYMDFDESGVLRAFKGELIHIYNKREGALLNTTHFQELRTRPNVLLLGDSLGDLTMADGVQDMENILKIGFLNDKVEERKQSYLDSYDIVLVKDETLEVPNAVMLYLTGNK; encoded by the exons ATG ATTCCAGAGTTGAACAACCCCTCCGTGTGTATGAGGGACCCTCAGAGGGTGCAGGAGATCCTACAGTCCATGGTGAAGGCTGGATCCAACACCGTGCAG GTGATCTCAGATTTTGACATGACCCTGACGAGATTTGCATACAATGGCAAAAGATGCCCTACGTGTCACA ACATCTTGGACAACAGCAAACTCATCTCCAATGACTGCAGAGAACAG CTGAAGAAGCTGCTCAACACATACTACCCTATAGAGATCGACTCTTCACGGTCAATAGAAGAAAAGCTGCCCCTTATGGTGGAGTG GTGGACTAAAGCTCATGAACTACTGGTACAGCAGAAGATTAAGAAAGACCTGCTGGCCACGGTGGTGCGGGAGTCTGATGCCTTGCTCAG GGAGGGCTACCAGCTCCTCTTTGACCACCTGCACGAGCACAGCATCCCTCTGCTTATCTTCTCTGCCGGAATAGGAGACATCCTAGAAGAGGTTATTCGCCAGGCGGGAGTCTTCCACCCCAACGTCAAAGTCTTCTCCAACTACATGGACTTTGATGAGTCT GGAGTGTTGAGGGCTTTCAAGGGAGAGCTGATCCACATCTACAATAAAAGGGAAGGCGCGCTGCTCAACACCACCCATTTCCAGGAGCTGCGGACGCGGCCTAACGTGCTACTGCTGGGAGACTCTCTGGGAGATCTGACCATGGCTGACGGGGTGCAGGACATGGAAAACATCCTGAAGATCGGGTTCCTCAATGACAAG gtggaggagagaaagcagTCTTACTTGGACTCGTATGACATCGTGTTAGTTAAAGACGAGACGTTGGAAGTCCCTAACGCTGTAATGCTTTACCTTACTGGCAATAAGTGA